In the Arthrobacter sp. Soc17.1.1.1 genome, CCTTCCAGGGCGCCCCGTACGGAGGACATCTCATGGAAATCACCAAGCGCAGGAACCTCTCGATCCTCGGCATCGCGGCCATCTCGATGATGAGCCTGGCGGCCTGCGGCGGCGGCGACGAGGCAGCGTCCGAGTCCCCGGCGAGCAGCTCCGCCAGTGAGAGCAGCATGGCGAGCGAGAGCAGCATGGCCAGCGAGTCGGCGACGCCGGAGGCCAGCATGAGCCCGTCGGCCTCCGCCTCGGCCGACGCGGCCATGGACCCCGCCGCGAACCTCGTCGGTCCCGGCTGCGCCGGCTACGCCGAGCAGGTCCCCTCCGGCGCCGGTTCGGTCGAGGGCATGGCCCTCGACCCGGTGACCACGGCTGCCTCGAACAACCCCATCCTCACGCAGCTGACCGCTGCCGTGACGGGCGGACTGAACCCCGACGTCAACCTGGTGGACACCCTCAACAGCGGTGACTTCACGGTCTTCGCGCCGGTCGACGACGCCTTCAAGGCCCTTGACCCCGCAACGGTCGAGACCCTGAAGACCGACTCGGCGATGCTCTCGAGCATCCTCACCTACCACGTCGTGCCCGGCAAGATCCAGCCGGCCGAGCTCGAGGGCACCACCCAGACCACCGCTCAGGGCGCCACCCTCGAGGTCACCGGCTCCGGCGATGCGCTCAAGGTCAACGACGCCAACGTCGTCTGCGGCGGCGTCCAGACCGCCAACGCCGTGGTCTACCTGGTCGACGGTGTCCTCACGCCCCCCGCAGGCTAAGGACCCAACGCGTCCCTGACGCACACCTCTGACGTGCTCAGGGCAACGGACGGACCCCCTCACCTCGTGAGGGGGTCCGTTCGCGTCTCCGG is a window encoding:
- a CDS encoding fasciclin domain-containing protein, whose translation is MEITKRRNLSILGIAAISMMSLAACGGGDEAASESPASSSASESSMASESSMASESATPEASMSPSASASADAAMDPAANLVGPGCAGYAEQVPSGAGSVEGMALDPVTTAASNNPILTQLTAAVTGGLNPDVNLVDTLNSGDFTVFAPVDDAFKALDPATVETLKTDSAMLSSILTYHVVPGKIQPAELEGTTQTTAQGATLEVTGSGDALKVNDANVVCGGVQTANAVVYLVDGVLTPPAG